A portion of the Acidobacteriota bacterium genome contains these proteins:
- a CDS encoding N-acetyl sugar amidotransferase, with amino-acid sequence MTHRDKPFVLHGLPEKVIFCTRCVMSNQRPSTSPELRKKNSTIATVGFDEDGVCHACRFLEIKKQIDWRAREEQLVALLDRHRRHDRWDVVVPGSGGKDSAYVSDVLKRRYGMNPLTVTWPPHAYTDIGWKNFQQWLRKGGFDNITLTPNPRIHAVLTRLAFLNLLNPFQPFIIGQKNLAARVALQEGIPLIMYGENQAEYHNTLAENASPLMNLAHYTAKPGQEHFFGGVSETGLQEFGVGRKDLAPYLPIAEGAAIDAGIEIHYMSYYHEWKPQENYYYAVEHTGFEPNPVRSEGTYSKYASLDDRVDGFHYYTMFVKFGQGRAMNDAAHEIRDGHISREEAVALVHKYDGEFPARHFAEFLAYINITEPQFFEAVDRNRSPHLWDLAPNGDWVLKHRVR; translated from the coding sequence ATGACCCATCGTGACAAGCCGTTTGTCCTGCATGGCCTGCCCGAGAAGGTGATCTTCTGCACGCGATGTGTGATGTCGAACCAGCGACCGTCCACATCGCCTGAGCTCCGAAAGAAGAACTCGACCATCGCTACCGTCGGTTTCGACGAGGACGGGGTATGCCACGCCTGCCGCTTTCTCGAGATCAAGAAACAGATCGACTGGCGGGCGCGCGAGGAACAGTTGGTCGCCCTTCTTGACAGGCACCGCCGCCACGACCGCTGGGATGTAGTGGTTCCCGGCAGCGGCGGGAAGGATAGCGCCTACGTCTCTGACGTGCTCAAGCGGCGCTACGGCATGAATCCCCTGACGGTTACCTGGCCGCCGCATGCCTACACCGACATTGGCTGGAAAAACTTCCAGCAGTGGCTGCGCAAGGGCGGTTTCGACAACATCACGCTGACACCAAATCCCAGAATTCACGCAGTACTCACCCGCCTCGCATTCCTGAATCTGTTGAACCCGTTCCAGCCGTTCATCATTGGCCAGAAGAACCTCGCGGCGCGTGTGGCCCTCCAGGAGGGCATTCCGTTGATCATGTATGGGGAGAACCAGGCCGAGTACCACAATACGCTTGCCGAAAACGCGTCACCGCTGATGAATCTGGCGCATTACACCGCGAAGCCCGGCCAGGAGCACTTCTTCGGCGGGGTCTCCGAGACCGGGCTTCAGGAATTCGGCGTGGGGCGTAAGGATCTCGCACCGTACCTCCCGATTGCCGAAGGGGCGGCGATCGACGCCGGAATCGAGATCCACTACATGTCCTATTACCACGAGTGGAAACCGCAGGAGAACTACTACTATGCGGTCGAGCACACCGGATTCGAACCCAACCCCGTGCGGTCCGAAGGCACCTATTCGAAATACGCGAGCCTCGATGACCGTGTGGACGGCTTTCACTACTACACGATGTTCGTGAAGTTCGGTCAGGGGCGCGCGATGAACGATGCCGCGCATGAGATTCGTGATGGCCATATCAGCCGTGAAGAAGCCGTCGCGCTGGTCCACAAATACGACGGCGAGTTTCCTGCCAGACACTTCGCGGAGTTTCTGGCGTACATCAACATCACCGAGCCGCAGTTCTTCGAGGCCGTGGACAGGAACCGCTCGCCGCACCTGTGGGACTTGGCACCGAATGGTGACTGGGTGCTGAAACATCGCGTGCGCTGA
- the hisH gene encoding imidazole glycerol phosphate synthase subunit HisH, protein MSELVVVDYGSGNLRSIVNALTVVAAQGQRVVLSGDPGVIAAAERIVLPGVGAFAEVRRKLTTSGLIPSLNAFKNSGRPLLGICVGMQIMADEGSEFGHAHGLGWVPGAVTPLEPLDAELKLPHIGWSAVTPRAQSPLFESLPASPYFYFVHSFALSCSALEDVEATAHYGVAFTAAVRRANVVGTQFHPERSSAAGLAFLANFCRWSPS, encoded by the coding sequence ATGTCCGAATTGGTCGTAGTTGACTACGGATCCGGCAACCTTCGCTCTATCGTCAACGCGCTCACGGTCGTCGCCGCACAGGGCCAGCGTGTGGTGCTCAGCGGAGACCCCGGTGTCATCGCGGCTGCGGAACGGATCGTGTTGCCGGGCGTTGGCGCGTTTGCCGAAGTCAGGCGGAAACTCACGACGTCGGGACTGATTCCTTCACTCAACGCGTTCAAGAACAGCGGGCGCCCGTTACTTGGTATCTGCGTCGGAATGCAGATCATGGCCGACGAGGGCAGCGAGTTCGGGCACGCTCACGGACTGGGGTGGGTTCCCGGCGCAGTCACGCCGCTGGAGCCACTGGACGCCGAGCTGAAGCTGCCTCACATCGGGTGGAGTGCGGTCACACCCCGCGCCCAATCGCCGCTCTTTGAGTCTCTACCGGCCTCGCCCTACTTCTACTTTGTCCACTCATTCGCCCTTTCCTGTTCGGCTCTCGAAGACGTTGAAGCCACGGCACACTATGGCGTGGCGTTCACGGCTGCCGTCCGGCGCGCCAATGTGGTGGGCACCCAGTTTCACCCGGAACGATCAAGCGCGGCTGGGCTCGCGTTCCTCGCAAATTTCTGTCGCTGGAGCCCTTCATGA
- a CDS encoding N-acetylneuraminate synthase family protein, producing the protein MVVAEVAQAHDGSLGAAHAYVDAVARAGVDAVKFQTHIAAAESTPAEPWRVKFSPQDETRFDYWRRMEFTEPQWRGLANHARDLGIEFLSTPFSFEAVDLLHRLDVPAWKVGSGEVQNLALIAHIASTGKPVLLSSGMSSWEHLTDAVQVVREHGAPVAVFQCTAAYPCPPENVGLNLLDEIRRRYGCPVGLSDHSGTIYPGIAAAALGADLLEVHVVFSRDCHGPDTSASVTTDELRQLVQGVRAVGAMRAHPVDKDKTAAELADLRLIFGHSLVADRDLPAGHTLRREDIALKKPGTGVPAARVHTFVGRVLKRAIAADHFILENDVD; encoded by the coding sequence ATGGTCGTCGCCGAGGTGGCCCAGGCACACGACGGCAGCCTGGGTGCGGCGCATGCGTATGTGGACGCCGTGGCGCGGGCCGGCGTGGATGCCGTGAAGTTTCAGACCCACATCGCGGCCGCGGAGAGCACCCCGGCAGAGCCCTGGCGCGTCAAGTTCAGCCCCCAGGACGAGACGCGATTCGACTACTGGCGACGAATGGAGTTCACCGAGCCGCAATGGCGTGGACTGGCGAATCACGCCCGTGATCTCGGTATCGAGTTCCTGTCGACGCCTTTTTCGTTTGAGGCGGTGGACCTGCTCCATCGCCTTGATGTGCCAGCCTGGAAAGTGGGGTCTGGCGAAGTGCAGAATCTGGCTCTGATTGCTCACATCGCCAGTACCGGCAAACCCGTACTGCTTTCCAGTGGAATGTCGTCGTGGGAGCATCTCACCGACGCGGTTCAGGTCGTCCGGGAGCACGGCGCACCCGTGGCCGTGTTTCAGTGCACAGCCGCGTATCCCTGCCCGCCCGAAAACGTGGGATTGAACCTGCTCGACGAAATCCGTCGGCGATACGGCTGCCCGGTTGGGCTCTCCGACCACTCCGGCACCATCTACCCCGGAATCGCGGCCGCTGCCCTTGGCGCCGATCTCCTGGAGGTGCATGTCGTGTTCTCGCGCGACTGCCACGGGCCTGACACGTCGGCGTCAGTGACGACCGACGAGTTGCGTCAGCTCGTGCAAGGCGTGCGCGCGGTGGGCGCCATGCGAGCGCACCCGGTGGACAAGGACAAGACCGCTGCGGAACTCGCGGACCTGCGTCTCATCTTCGGCCACAGTCTTGTCGCCGATCGAGACCTTCCCGCCGGTCACACGCTTCGCCGCGAAGATATAGCTCTGAAGAAGCCCGGGACTGGCGTGCCGGCTGCGAGGGTGCACACGTTTGTCGGCCGTGTACTCAAGCGCGCGATCGCCGCAGACCATTTCATTCTGGAGAACGATGTCGATTAA
- the neuC gene encoding UDP-N-acetylglucosamine 2-epimerase (hydrolyzing), which yields MSINRGGAPRKICVILVDRANYGRLKPVMRAIAEHPALELQVVAAGTMVLERFQQPVQMVRQDGFSVDAEIYLELEGSKPVTMAKSLGFGIVEFAGELQRLGPDFVLLIGDRYEALAGALAAAYLNVPIVHLQGGEVSGSIDESARHAITKFAQYHVPATSRAARYLLKMGEVAETILTVGCPSSDLARTLDRTLSGEMVNERGNGARIDVAKPYILATFHPTTTEFGSELDQMDALLKALDRVRIQTLLLWPNIDAGSDHISKLIRVFRQENKADAWLRTRVNFAPEDYLRVLARAGCAVGNSSSFVRDASFFGTPVVLVGNRQRGRELEAHVRRVPCEAEAIGAAIRHQLTHGTYSPSTLYGDGRVAERLVESLVGLRSYVQKQLAYVRDDIAE from the coding sequence ATGTCGATTAACCGAGGTGGGGCGCCGAGAAAGATTTGCGTCATCCTGGTTGACCGGGCCAACTATGGGCGCCTGAAGCCTGTGATGCGGGCGATTGCGGAGCACCCAGCGCTTGAACTGCAGGTCGTCGCGGCGGGAACGATGGTGCTCGAACGGTTCCAGCAGCCGGTGCAAATGGTGCGCCAGGATGGATTCTCCGTTGATGCCGAGATCTATCTGGAGCTCGAGGGATCGAAACCGGTCACGATGGCAAAGTCGCTCGGCTTCGGGATCGTCGAATTTGCCGGCGAATTGCAGAGGCTCGGACCCGACTTTGTGTTGCTGATTGGGGATCGGTATGAGGCCCTCGCTGGAGCTCTGGCGGCGGCGTACCTGAACGTCCCGATTGTCCATTTGCAGGGCGGCGAGGTCAGCGGCTCGATCGACGAGAGCGCACGCCATGCCATCACCAAGTTTGCTCAGTACCATGTGCCCGCCACCAGCCGCGCCGCCCGCTACCTGCTGAAGATGGGGGAGGTGGCAGAGACGATTCTCACGGTGGGATGTCCAAGCAGTGACCTTGCGCGCACTCTCGATCGCACGCTGTCAGGCGAGATGGTCAACGAACGAGGCAACGGCGCGCGGATCGATGTCGCGAAGCCCTACATCCTTGCGACCTTCCATCCGACCACCACTGAATTTGGCAGCGAACTCGATCAGATGGATGCCCTGCTCAAGGCACTCGATCGGGTGCGCATCCAGACACTCCTGCTTTGGCCGAACATCGATGCCGGCAGCGATCACATCAGCAAACTCATTCGGGTGTTCCGGCAGGAGAACAAGGCAGACGCGTGGTTGAGGACCCGAGTCAACTTTGCGCCTGAAGACTACCTCAGGGTGTTGGCCCGTGCGGGATGTGCTGTCGGCAACTCCAGCAGCTTCGTCAGAGACGCCAGCTTTTTCGGAACGCCCGTGGTGCTCGTCGGAAACCGGCAACGCGGGCGTGAGCTTGAAGCGCACGTCAGGCGTGTGCCCTGCGAGGCGGAGGCCATAGGGGCGGCGATTCGACACCAGTTGACCCATGGGACCTACAGTCCCAGCACGCTGTATGGTGACGGTCGCGTCGCCGAGCGGCTCGTGGAATCGCTCGTGGGCCTCCGCTCATACGTGCAGAAGCAACTGGCCTACGTCAGGGACGACATCGCGGAATGA